From Echinicola soli, a single genomic window includes:
- a CDS encoding hemolysin family protein, with amino-acid sequence MVLLILYLTLAIGVSFLCSMLEAALLSITPSYIATLQEKGKAYAKQLMVLKENINQPLAAILSFNTIAHTVGAAGVGAQAVEVFGQQYFGYISAGLTIAILVFSEIIPKSIGANYWKQLVPFIGGILKVMIYGLYPLVKVSEYLTQFFKSDDQHTTSREELAAMTTIATKEGIFREDESKIIQNLIRFRSILVTNVMTPRTVTVAMEENETVKDFYAKSDSRRFSRFPIYNKTIDDITGYIMKHDVLAQLAEDNFGKKLAELKREITIVYEHYPIPSVLETMLNKREHIALVVDKYGGMSGIVTMEDILETLLGMEIQDESDEERDMQVLARNKWAERAKRMGLIFDTPGENID; translated from the coding sequence ATGGTTTTATTAATCCTTTACCTGACGCTGGCGATAGGGGTGTCTTTTTTGTGTTCCATGCTGGAAGCAGCGCTACTAAGCATTACACCTTCGTACATTGCTACACTGCAGGAAAAAGGAAAGGCCTATGCCAAGCAGCTGATGGTGCTAAAAGAGAATATCAACCAACCCTTGGCGGCCATTCTATCCTTTAACACTATCGCCCATACGGTGGGTGCTGCAGGAGTGGGTGCGCAGGCGGTGGAGGTTTTTGGCCAGCAGTATTTTGGCTATATTTCCGCAGGCCTGACCATTGCCATCTTGGTGTTTTCAGAAATCATTCCCAAATCCATCGGTGCTAACTATTGGAAACAGCTGGTGCCTTTTATTGGAGGAATCCTTAAGGTGATGATCTATGGACTTTATCCGCTGGTAAAGGTTTCTGAATATTTAACACAGTTTTTTAAATCCGATGACCAGCATACCACCAGTCGTGAGGAGTTGGCAGCCATGACGACCATCGCCACCAAAGAAGGGATATTTAGGGAAGATGAGTCTAAGATTATTCAAAATCTCATCCGGTTTAGATCGATTTTGGTCACCAATGTCATGACCCCAAGGACGGTCACTGTAGCCATGGAGGAAAATGAAACCGTGAAGGATTTTTATGCCAAGTCTGATTCGAGAAGGTTTTCGAGATTTCCGATTTATAACAAAACTATTGACGATATCACAGGTTATATCATGAAGCATGATGTACTGGCACAGCTTGCCGAGGATAATTTTGGCAAAAAGCTTGCGGAGCTTAAGCGTGAAATCACCATTGTGTATGAGCATTATCCGATTCCGTCGGTTTTAGAAACTATGCTAAATAAACGTGAACACATCGCTTTGGTCGTCGATAAATATGGCGGCATGTCTGGTATCGTGACGATGGAGGATATTTTAGAAACACTGCTGGGCATGGAAATTCAGGATGAGAGTGATGAGGAAAGGGATATGCAAGTATTGGCCAGAAACAAATGGGCCGAACGAGCCAAGAGGATGGGGCTTATCTTCGATACCCCGGGCGAAAA